TCTGCAACAACTTACCCCGGTCTGGCAGCAGCTGAGCCATGCGCTGACCCCGATTGGGACGGACGAGCAGCACGCCGCAGCCCTGGAACTGCTGGAGCCGGTCTGGAATGAGGTAGGCGAGAACCCCCAGCACCCCCTGGGGAGCCTGCTGGGCCTGATGGTTGAACGCATCCAGGAATATGAGGACCGGCGCTGGCCGACCCCACAGGGCAACCCGGCCGCCAATCTGAAGTATCTGATGGAGTTGCGCGGTCTTTCTCAGCGTCAGCTGGCGGGCTTGACGGGCATAGACCAAGCTGTGATTAGCCGACTGGTGACCGGTGAGCGGGCCTTCACGGCGGACCATATCCGCCGCCTGACCCAGCACTTCCGGGTAGAGGCGGGCTATTTCCTGTAGGGGAATTTGAAATATTTCATGGAAAAATGCTTTCATGAAAAAATGAAAGAGCGGAAGCTAAAGCAACGTTTACCCCTCCCGGATGGTGCCATACTCTCAGGTACAGCGCGCCTTCAGCTTCGGCCACAGGAGGAGAAACCATGACTCAATACACCATCAAAGCTACGGTTGACCAGAAAGGTCGCCTGGTCCTACCCGCCGAAATTGCCCGGCACTTCACGGCAGGGCAGGAACTGGAAATCACCCTGCCTACGGAGCCGGAAAATCCGTTCCTGAGCGCTGTCGGCATCCTGCCTAAGCTGCCGGGGGGCAACCTCACCTTTATTCGTAACCTGCGCGAACACGGGGCATGACCATTTGCCTGGACACCAATGTCCTCAGCGCCCTGTTTACGGGTGAAGAAGGTGCAGG
This portion of the Deinococcus radiophilus genome encodes:
- a CDS encoding helix-turn-helix domain-containing protein, which codes for MEALNLQQLTPVWQQLSHALTPIGTDEQHAAALELLEPVWNEVGENPQHPLGSLLGLMVERIQEYEDRRWPTPQGNPAANLKYLMELRGLSQRQLAGLTGIDQAVISRLVTGERAFTADHIRRLTQHFRVEAGYFL
- a CDS encoding AbrB/MazE/SpoVT family DNA-binding domain-containing protein, coding for MTQYTIKATVDQKGRLVLPAEIARHFTAGQELEITLPTEPENPFLSAVGILPKLPGGNLTFIRNLREHGA